The genomic window CACTCAGGTGCAACGTGAGTAGTCATCAACTagacttaaaaaaataatgagcaCCAATGAGTGAGACATGTGAATAAGGttcccaaatatcacaatgcaccatttgaaaatgctttgtATAAGAAATTTCTCTAACATTGAAAGGCAGACAAGTCTGCTTTGAAATAGAACAAGTATGTCATGTGCAGAGAAGAGTTTATTCCTAAAGCTAGAAGGATGTCCCATGCATAAGTGCCAAAGGTCCAAAAAGTCATGAGATTTGGTTGTTGTAGAAATAGTAGGTAATTGGTCATCATAATTGGTAGTCAATCCATTTGCATAATTTGGACTTTGGAAGCAATATATGCCACTTTTCAGTTTAGTAGTTCCAATCTTTGTCTTGGACATCCAGATTAAAATTTGGAATGTAATAAACATGATGTAATATGATTGAAAGAGAGATTACTACATCACCTTGGTAAGTTGCATGCACAATATTATTGTTGGGTAATCTAATAGGAAAACTAGTTTGAAGTTTTGAAGCATTAACCAGAATTGACAATGAAGATGTCATGTGATCACTGGCACATTGTCAATGATTCATGCATCTTTTAGAGTAATGGAAACACCTACAAAATTTGCATGAGAGAGTGGTGGTTTCTCTTTCAGCAATTGAATAATCTTGTTGTATTCTTCCATCGTGAAGATTGCCACACTTTTCTTGTCGGATTGAGGCACATTTGCATCAAAACTTATAGAACCACTAGACCTGCAGCAAAGGCACCTTTCTCATTCAACTTTTCTCCTTGCACTACACCTTCCTATGTTTTCTCTTGTCTATGCTTAAATGACTTAAACCCATTTGCGTACCCATGTAGTTTGTAACACTTGTCCTTTGTGTGACCCATTTTCTGACAGTATGTGCAATGTTGATGTCTTTGGGTATTTCTTTTGAACACTCAATTATCATATTGAGATGCAACCAAATTAATATGCTTTGTACAAGGTAACAATTTTGCCTCTCACTGCTTCTCTTCCTGTAGGATTAGAGAATATACCTTTGCTATTGGGGGGAAAGGATCCATGAGAAGGATCTATCCTTTGATAGAGTTATATGACTCATTCAGTCTCATTAGGAACTGAATGACTCTATCTTCCTCCTCCTTATCAGAAATAATCTTCATAGCCCCACATGTGCAGCAGCTCATAGGAAGCCAGCTCATCCCAAGAGCCTTTTGAGTTTGGTATAGTATGCAGTGACACCTTGTGTCTCCTGCATGTGTCTCCTTATAGTAGACTAAATTTGATAGATGCTACAAATCAGTCCATACCTGATGTGCCGTCGTTGCATATATGACATTGTTTGCTATATCCTTTGCCACAAAGTTTATTATCCAAGACAACACCATAGTATTGGATCTTCTCCATAAAATGTGCTCTGTAGATGCTAGATCAAGCTCTTGTAAGGACCCATCAATAAAACACAACTTGTTCTCAAAGATGAAAGGGGTTCTCAAATCCTGTGATTTCACATCACTGTGAATGTGAGATACACCACAAAACAAACACATCCACAATGAATTTAATATTTCTGGAGAAGGATGAATGTGAACTAGAAGAATGAAGAGAATAGAAACTAAGGAAGAAGACcatattcagttttttttttcattcaaatagGTCCTTTGTATTCTTGTGctatttaggggttgtttgatAACGAAATCTAAGGTGTTTTAAGATCATTAGGAATCTGAGATTTGCAGGTTTAAGGTCCCACCCCATTCTCATCCGACCTCAAATATGAGGTTTGACTATAAACTTACGATATCAAGTTCTTACTTTTATGTACTGGTAAAATTTGGTGTTTGTTTATATTGTATCGTTACATAAAAAAGATCCTAAGTTTGCATCTCCTCTACGATCACAGGCTATCGAACATGTTTAAGTTGTCGAAACTCAGTTTTATCCATCTATGAATAACTTGTCTTCCTCAATGTGCTCTCTATTATTCTTTTGCAACCTTTTCCTGTAAAATATAAAACACAATGATAAATCTATCATcatcttgatatatatatatacatcaattGAGTAAGAGACAGAAACCAGACTTACAACTTATGTTGGTACTTCCGATTTGCATCATGTATTGTATTTTGTCTGCTTCAGTTACACAACGGAACGGtgaaattttcttaaattttatcTTGTTGGTAGTTATACAATGTCCAAaggatatacttgttaaaacctattccatttttttattttttttgcctGTGTGCATGTTACAGGTTGTCTAACACTCTGTCCGTTGTAAATTAATTGCATTAAATTGACGTTAGTTATTCACTTATTccttaattaattttaattgttGTTTGCATTTCACGATTGGAACACATTTGAGGCCTACGCGTCTCTTCATGAGTGCGTTAGTGCCTAGCCTCGCCTCAACAGCCAGTCCTGAGACTGAAACCCCACAAGATCAGCAGTAACACCTACACATTCCCCAAAACCCCAAGGGGTCCTTTTATTCCTATAGCTGAATGCAAAATCCCCAACCTCTAAACCCTCACGAAAGCAGCAGCAAGAGCTTACAAATCCTTGGACTGCAGGAAAAACTTCCAGCCCTAGCTTCTGCTAGAAATTAATGCAACTGAACTTTTAAAACATCACGAAACTGGACCTACTTCACTGTTCAATGTTCTGTCAATGGTAGACTTGAAGAGCACACACACAGATTCTAAGTGGGCAGGAGGAAGAGTatttcagtatttttttttttataataaaatccTACTTGCTGGTTGAGAGCCGATACCCCCATCCTTTCTGCACATCCTCCAGGGTACCAGGCATACAGGAAGGAGCTTTGAaggaaaataacaataataataataaatttcaCTCCTTCAATGTTCTGTTAATGGTAGACTTGAAccagagaaagagggagggagagagagagagatcagattCTGAATGAgaagaaataatattttatcCTGCTGCCTGGCTGAGAGCCCATGCCCACACCCTTCCCCCTTGCCCCAGGGTACCAAGCATGGAGCAGGAAACTGAACCCAAAAAAGAGGCTTCCGAGGAATCATTTATGCCTTATATATCTTAACAAAATCTGCATCATCAACTTCGCACAGGAATTGGGACATTCCCAACAAAAAAAGCTCAATacaaacaattgaaaaaatgGTAAATAATCATATTTTACCCACTGGCGGATCTACAGATAAATTAACCTTGTGATCACAATTCAATTAGTTGCATGACAAAATGGAATGCATCTCTTTGATCAAGCACTTCCCGTCAGTGTCTGATCCAACATTTCTTTGGCTTCGTCAACTATTTTTATCTCAGCTATAAGCTTATTCAGCTTCAGAAGGTCTTCTGCACGGATATCTTCTGGAACCTTCTTATAACCAGAAGAATTCATCCTATTCTGCAACTTTTCTTGCTCCCTGAGAATAAAAGAGACGAGTTACCAAACACGATGTCAGCTCCATTAATTTGTCCAAGGAAATGGAAAGTGCAGAGAGTTAACCAAAACAGACTAAGGTGCGctttgtccaaaaaaaaaattagtaaaatagAAACATGCAACCAGGACAGAAgccatcaacaactttttccaAATGCTCGTTCTGATTAACAATGTAGGAATCAATACAATTAGCTCCAAACTGACGGGTTCCAACCTGATGGAACAGATCAGAACGGACCCCTTGAGAATATTTATATGCCTCGTTTGCAGTCACGCTGTTAAGGCTTTGGCAATTGCAAATCGCAAGTGTGACAATATGATTACACTTAATCAGGCTTAGGTAATTCATAATTGCAAACTTAAGTATAATTGCAAACTGGCAATAACTTCACTTAAGATGACAAGTCTATGTGAGTAAATCCATTACATCCTACACGACTAGAAGCTACAGCTTAGGACTCTCATTGATACAGAAATGATGAATCCTTAATATGCCCCTGGATAATGAAAAATACAAGATTTGCTGGACaatatattttggaaaaataaacatCCGGATTTCTACCCAGAATAGACAACCGCTGTAAATACTTGCCTTTGcaattcttccttcttttttctcagCTTTTCCTGTTCCGCATCTGCATTTACACTTCCTTGGGCTTGCAAATAGACGGAAACATTTTCATTTACAATGTTGACTGAGCATCCGACTGGAGCAGCATCTTTTTCACTTAAAATCTACAAAATATATCTCGTAATGTTAAGATCACATTTGCCAGCATTTCCTAATTCCATGCCACTAACCGTAGACTACTGAAACATGCAGCAACATTACTGTTCAGTTTCCTCTTGGACAAATTATTAAAACGTACACACAGCTGGCTTTTTAAAACACTAAAACAAAAATTGTGGAATGCTAGCTGGCAGACACTACTCAAACAAACCAAGAAAGATGGTGATGACACAATAATAGTACTTCCaaggagaaacaaaaagttTTAGTGAAACCAATCAGCAATCGTATTTTCAAATATAGCAGGCACCAATTAGGCAACATGCTTACAGATAATCATCCTGAATAATGCACCGATTTTAACAAAAGtaacaactagaagaaagaaaaaacttctcATAGTTTGCCAGGAAAAGGAAGCAAAGTTCGAAAATGACTTCCATTACTAGTAAAAAACCCCAGAATAATATGTGTACCTCTAACGAAGATAGAACTGCAAGAGTTGAAATCTCCAAGTGGCGATTACTGATAACCTCCCTAACATCATCAGCCTTGCAAAGCACAAAAGCTTTTTGCCTGAACACATCGACCAatataagagaaagagagaggagagggaagTGTTGCGGGGGGAGAAAGAGGTGGGGTGGGTGCGTGGGTGGGTGGGGCAGTAATACATACTTCTTCTGTCTTTCATCAGCAGGCAGAAGGGCACGCAATGATCTAATTGATCTAACCACAGAATCCAATAGATTCATCTCCTTCTCAATTTCATCATCTGTCCATTCCTGTCATGACAAAGACAAGAAAGTTATAACTGACCAAGCAAACAATGTTTCAAAACAGGCAGCGAGCTAGTTTGATCAGTATGAGTAAAACCAACCTCTATAACTGATGGATAGTCAGCTATCATGAttgattcttttcttgtaaAATCACCATGCCTTTCAGGAAGTCGCTGCCAGAGTTCTTCAGTCACAAATGGCATAAATGGATGGAGCAAACGCAGCCCATTATCAAGACACAGCCAAAGTGTATCTCTAGCAGCACTTTTGCTAGACTCACAATCAGAGCCAGAAATGAAGAAAGGTTTTATCACTTCGATAAACACATCACATAATTGGTACTGCCACCATGAATAAACTGCAGTAGTTGCTGCGGAAAAGTCGTACAGCTCAAGGGAAGTCACAGTTTTAGCTATAGCCTTGTTCAAAACTGACAATATCCACTTGCAACTAAATGGAAGAGTCTGCACAGATAGCTTCTCGGGAGGAGCATAATCATCGCTTAGCTTGCTCATAGCAAAACGAATAGCATTCCAAAGCTTATTACACCACTGCCGGTACCCAACCACCCTTTGAATGTCCAAGTTTATTTTATCAGACtacatgaagaaagaaaagtttttgttagATTGGAACTTTCATCATTCCATGAGAAATTTTCTGGAAGAGCAAAAAACCTGAGCAGTGTATGACACCAGGGCAAAGCGAAGAGCATCTGCACCACATTCTGGGATGCCATTTGGGAAATCCATGACCTGTCCTTGTTTAGCAACAACCAGTTCACTTGGGTCTAGATTACCATGTTCGAGCCTTTGGTGAAGACCTTCTAGTGTTATACCATTAATTACTTCGAGTGGATCAATAACATTTCCCAATGACTTAGACATCTTGCGACCATGTGCATCCCTTATCATCGGATGTAAGTAAATCTGTGGGGAAGTATGAAATCCCATCAAATTCCTTAACTTTCACTAACATAAGAAATTGTGACATGCTGTGCAGAGCAGAAGATCGATGGCCAAAATTCAACAGTTACCTGCTTAAATGGTACTTCACCAGTCAATCTCATTCCTAGCATCACCATTCGAGCAACCCAGAAGAACAGAATGTCATGCCCAGTTTCAAGAACTGAGGTCGGATAGAATGTCCTGAAGTCCAAAGTATCATCTGGCCAGCCCATCacagagaaaggaaagagacCAGAGGAAAACCATGTATCCAACACATCCTGGTCTTGagtgatttgaaattttttcccaGGGAACAAACCCCTGGCCATCTCTAAGGCTTCTCCCTCATCTCTGCCGACCACCCAGTGATCATTGTAGACACCAAAACCATCAGATGAATCACCTCCCACAGTTACATACCAGGCTGGAATGCGGTGACCCCACCATAGTTGTCTAGATATGCACCAGTCACGAATGTTTCCCATCCATCTATAACAGAAATCGCAAAACAAGCCATAATAAGGAACTATAGCAAATTAGCAATAACAAAAAGGCCATATGGGTAAAATGAGCAAGAAACAGAACCTAAACCACTCTGCTTCAAACTGCTTTGGAGTGATAATAACTTTTCCTTCCTGAACTGCATCTAGTGCTTGTTTTGCCATCTCATTGCAGCTAATAAACCATTGTGGTTTTATCATTGGTTCCACAACATCATTGCTTCTGGAGCAAATAGCAAGACGCATTTCATTGTTCTTAAAGCCTCTATAGAGTCCCTGCACAAATGACAAAACAAGCTCCACATTGTTCCATAGCTTTAACATgtcaaaaacatttaaataacCAAGATGCATGATATAGTAACCTTAGTACAAGTTTCTTGTTTATGATGCATATTTGTGTACGTTGTTTGCTTATacatacataaaaattttaagaaagttTGGTTCTTATAATTTGGAATTTCAGGCTTATATATGGTCTTCTGACACTAATCTGTTTCCATGTTGGCGCTTGGCCAAACTGTTGCCATGACTTTCATCTTAAGAAAGGCTGATCCATTTTGTTATTTGCATACTTTTAGGTACCGAAAGGTACCAACAGTAAATTTAGCTTCTTCTGTAGTCACCGTTGAATTTCACATCAGAAGTACCAGGTGGAGCAAGCAAAAGATGGTTtacttgagaaaagaaaataaaatggataacCATTCTAACACCAAAATCAATCCAAATGTAACAGAAAATAAGCTGATGAAACCATGAAACACACTCAAGCATATCTACGGATAAATAAGCATTACCTTCCTTTTCAGAGCTTCCACAACAGCAACACGAGCTTCAAAACGCAACATCCCTTCAAATTCTGATCCTCCATTACTATTTATTTTTCCATCATCAGTAAAAATGTTGATAAAGCCAAGGTTATGGCGCTTCCCCACATCAAAATCATTTGGGTCATGAGCAGGTGTTATCTGATACAATAGAAAAAAAGGTTTAGTCCTGTTGGTATGTGAAGGAAGGCCAAAGTATACATGAGCTGAGCATATATGTAGTTTGGGCTCACAGACAATCAGATGCAGTTACAAGTACTTTGATCTTTGAATACACCAAAATATGTTCATGGATACTCTGAACATTCAAAACATTAATACCATAATATATTCTTATCAGCAATACctcagaggaaaaaaaacaactttgagAATTTTTTATGGCGTatcaaaaaaaacttttaaccAATATCTAAGACTTTAAACccaaaaacataaaagcaaGCATATATGTATAGCATAAGCATCAGATTTGAAAAGCAAAATCACCATAGATGCTACCTAATAAATAAGCACAGGTATGGATATGGGGGAAGGCAGgggaattttagaaaatgtggatatgggagacacacacacataaaatcCCACAAAAGTTCATGTactttgttaaaagaaaaaggtctaATGCATGTGCCCTGGTACCAATCTCACCGTGTCCGCATACTGGCACCAATCTGTTATATCCATATGAAATAGGAGGTCACCTCTTGTATAGCTGCATTTATCATAAAAAACCTTACAAAAATGTTATACCATAACCATTGTCAAAAATGTTCTCGGGTCTTTtttccaatgtttttttttattaatcagtTTTCAGGAAAAACTTGGGAAAACCATGAAAATGCAATAGAATATACAAAagtaatagaaaaaattatgacAATTTGAGTTTTGtactatttttcttaaaaaaaacattgataaaaattcGAAACAGACATCAGAATGTCAAAAGAGACCTTCACGAAATTAAGATACACTAAAAGCACTTCTCAAAAGGAATACAAAAAATGTGGTACATTCATTTTGCTGTTTTGCAAAATATCACGGTTTTGTCGtcgttttctctttttcctctgttttccttatcatttttgtaaaaaaaaaagccaaaaatttgTGACCATGACTACAAGTGAACATTATGCATTGAAGCCTGAAGCAGTCACCAAATGCCTGGCAAGGTCAAGCATGGGATTTAACTTAAGAGAATTAACCCATAGCTGTaattttatatatcaaataagCAGAGCCAAGTACAAATTAAGTCCAATGGAGCACCTGCTGaataaattcaacaaaaaagtaAGGAAAATCAGAACGTTAATACCTTTACAGCGCCTGTTCCAAAACTTGGATCAACTAAGATTTCATCACATATGATTGGAAGCTTCCTTCCATTAAAAGGATGAACAGCAAATTTCCCATGAAAATGAGTGTACCGCTTGTCTTGAGGGTGAACAGCAATAGCAGTATCACCAAGCATTGTTTCGACCCTTGTAGTTGCAACAATAATCTCACCGAGGCCACCCTCTAGAGGGTAAGCAAACTCTGTCAATACACCAAATTCTACATGCTCTTTATAGCCTGGAACTTTCAGCATAGTTCTTTCCTTGATTTCAATTGAATCCACCTACAAGATTACAGAGACTAACTataataaattttagaaaaacttgTTTTCAGAGCACATTTAGGCAGTGTGCTGTTCATGGCATATGTTATGTTCCAAATTTTCAAGCACATATACCTCAATATCAGATATAGCAGTCCTCAGCACACAGTCCCAATTCACCAGACGAATATCTCTGCAGTGAACGCAAAGTCAACAAAACTTATCAAGAAATAAAGTACATCAGCATCATGTGTCAGATGGTTCTATTAGCCATGAAGAAGCTAAAACCGGACATGCAACTGGCAGATACTGATCGTACAGTAGCAAACAGAAAATAGTTCATGTTTGGTGCCCCTAGTAATCAAGCAAAAAGGCTACCAAGTTGCCCCATGCTTGCAAGTAACAAGATGATGCCTAAAGCCACAATAAGAAAGCCTAAGACCAATGCATTGAGAccataaataaaaaactattgGAATGAGGAGGATTCCATACTTTGAAGCTAAGAACAGGTTTTGAAGACAACATATTCACAACTGGTACGATGAAGGCCTAGATGTGCAACAGTCAGTTGAATACGGATGTCTAAGAGCAAAACGAAGTAGGAAGCTCTTGAAACATTACCTTCATTCAGTTCCATAGATATCTCCCGAACAACTTACGAAGAAGCTAAAACCGGACATGCAACTGGCAGATACTGATCGTGTACAGTAGCAAACAGAAAATAGTTCATGTTTGGTGCTCCTAGTAATCAAGCAAAAAGGCTACCAAGTTGCCCCATGCTTGCAAGTAACAAGATGATGCCTAAAGCCACAATACGAAAGCCTAAGACCAACACATTGAGAccataaataaaaaactattgGAATGAGGAGGATTCCATACTTTGAAGCTAAGAACAGGTTTTGAAAACAACATATTCACAACTGGTACGTTGAAGGCCTAGATGTGCAACAGTCAGTTGAATACGGATGTCTAAGAGCAAAACGAAGTAGGAAGCTCTTGAAACATTACCTTCATTCAGTTCCATAGATATCTCCCGAACAACCTATGACACACACAAGGTGttccccttccttttttttttttttgggaaggAGCAGAGatgttggtatatatatatatatatatatatatatatatatatatagagagagagagagagagagaaagagagagagagattgtgttttatttgaaaaaacatgataaatacgTTAAATATGACTCAGCCGAAAAAAACGTCAATAAAACGcatcttttgaaaaagatgccagaaataagaaaaagacgTCACATTATTTTTACTGCATGtgagaatttttgtaaaagcGGAAAGCCAGACAGTTAGtttatattttctaattttgatttGTTGTTCTGATAGAATCTGCTATGAAAGCTGCATGTAGTAATGATGATTAATCAGTACAAAATTTAATCAAGAAGAGAGCGAGATGGTTAACCGAAAAATTAGGTGCaacaaagaagagagagagagagacagcctAACTACTCCTTAATTAACAAAACGTTAATCCCCTTGCGTTAACTCCCTCACCATATTCAGCCTATATATATCATGTGGCTGAATAAAGAGGATCTAGCATGGGGACCAACAGAATTTATTACATCGAGACCCTACCTATGGCTATTATTTACTTTTAACCTACTACTTTCCACCCACATCCAATCATGTTCatctagtcatttttcaatgtttcttattaattttttatttattttgcttttacctaatttttaggatttctttaacttttttaatttgcaaaatACAATTTTGCTGTATTCCGTATTATACCCGTAAATGATATCTATAaatctatatatctatatctatatctatatctatatacatatatatatatatggcctacaaattcattttcaaggaTTACAAACTTTTCTTGTCAAAACTAAGCAAATTATGATAATATTTGGCTGCCCTAAAAGCAGAAGAATAGCCTCTCATGCTAATGCTTGTCCAAAGCTTGCTTAGAGGTGAGCGTCCACCTGATTGTTTAAGCATACCACACACTGTATTCGTTCTTTTCAAAATAGACAACAAAAGACATATAGACAACAATATTcagtgtggaaagaaaaaactatggaaagaaatattatattaaaaGATAAAGATGTCCATATGCAATCCATTCGGCATCCATTCAGAACTTGGAATAAAGCACTAGGTGTAACACGAGAATAGCAACCGTCAAGAAAGTGACACAACATCTACAGGTTATGTTCACAATGATTCATTTCTCAAAGGGACAAAAACAGCTCATTATTAAAGATAACAGTAAACAGAATGACTGCTCTAACAGAGGAAAATACCTgcatgataagaaaaaaaagaacgtGTAACTGatagaaaacaaaagaatgataAGGAACCATAACAGCAAGTGAATTCAATCAATATCAACACCTGTAGATAAGCCCTTCTTTATAAAGTCTAACAAAGGCCTCAGTCACAGCCCTTGATCTTTTTTCATCCATGGTGAAGCACTGGAAAAGGCAGAGACTGATGTGAGTAGCTTTTCCATAAAACAGTCAAAAataatttctcaaaatcaaaagaaacatCCACTAGACAAAACGGCTATACAAAATCACAgatatattatttaaaattcTGCTACttaataatagtaataaaaatAGTAACACCTCTCGAGTCCAATCCAGGGTGGCACCAAGACGCCGCTCCTGCTTTAATATGGTTCCACCATATTCTTCTTTCCACTTCCAAACCTTAGCATACACAGAGTAGGTTACAAATAAGTGACAAAGGGAAAGCCGCAAATGCACAGCCCAGCACCTCTAGTTGAGGTCTGATCACAAGAAATAAAATCTCAACAAAGCaataagcaaaaacaaaatgtaaTACCTCAGCAACAAAATTCTCCCTACCAACATCATGCCTGCTTAGGTTTCTTTCTCGCATAAGCTTCTTCTCCACTACGACCTGCAAATAAGTTCACATGTAAGACAGGTAAACAACAATTTAACCAATCAAAAGTCATAATGattaaacatataataaaataattgcTATTGCAGAATAGCTGATTTCCTCTTCAAAATAAACTGgataacattttgaaaattagcatGCTTTCTCTTCTCTGTCACATGGGCACACGGTACTGGTACGACatcggtacgggtacggccctggGTACGGCAGGGgtgctgcgttgaccgcaccggGTGCAGTCAATGCAGCCaaggtcatttttgacctttttcaggctcggtcaaagttgactgagttCAAATTTGTCCGATTTTAATGTTGacgatttttacattttaactttttaaaccattttaGCATTAAAATTTCGAAACCCTCATTTCAATGTTccacttccctcttttttcttcgtTCTTGCTTCGTAGTGTTGGGGTTCGTTTTTTGCTTCGCTAGCTCCTTTATCTTGTTatgtaaaagtttatgttgttcttttgtttgtgcttatgCTTCTGTACACGCGTGATTTTCTTCGGCTTCAGTTGAGCAGTAAATTTGCGACTGAGGCgaatgagaatcaagaatgacaaattttggattatgatttctgaatatgttattctgtttgtaattttttgatatatatacgtgtgaatatgttattttgtttgaaattttttgacatatatatgtatatgtgcatgtgtgtgtacggccatacCCCCGCACCcgagtttttaaaaaatggccCGTACTCGTACCCGCACCAGCAcacatacctatgtgacatagtttctctttagttcaaaaaaaaaaaacttaggaGAATGGTGCAGATTATAGTTGGCTTTTGAAGTCTTGAGAAAACTAGAAAAGCACTACTTATGATAAATTTGAGAAAGGTACACAAAGAGATAACAGTTAAGTTTCAGCAGTTAGACAATTATCACAACATCCAGGGTTAATAGCATCAGCTATTGCCGCTCCTTTCAACTGAGAGGAACAGTTACAACAGGACACAAGAAACCAACAGTAATATACAAAAATCAAGAACTAATTAGATGAATATGTATTCTCAATTAAAATATCAGATCAGGATTAGTCATCACTCAAAGGACCACAGAACGCAAGAAACCCCATCTCCAGAGGCTAAGTATTGGATTCTTACACATTTGACTCAGTTGGCAAACTTGGCATAAAAGATCAGCTAAAATTAAACAAACCTCTTAAAGTAAAAATATGAAGCACAGTCACAAAAGACTTTTtcgagttttaaacggcgaggttaaCTCAGATATATATGGCAAACttacaaaaaagggaaaaatatggtagatttttaaaaattaaaaaaaaaactaaaaatgaaggaaaataaaataagtgagaaactaataacacaaacattaaaaaataagtagatttgcaacaaataaaaattagaaaatgaaaaaaaaaatgtttggcattaaaaaaatgaaaaaacatgtattttacgttttttaaaaaaaacatgttttttagttttaaacgacaattttatttatcacattttttcaaaaataatgtgttttttgtgactatgaaatGAAGCAACCTATTGATTTCATACAAAGCTTCAACTAGTCTAAGTTCATGAAATCAATTACTATTTCAAAGGACCCAAGATGTTGTGCCATGCAGGCCATCATCCTCTGGATCTCCAAGCATATAATCACATCTAACAATGTTGATCATGATAGCTAACAATTAAAAAAGCATCACCTGAACATGTTGATCATGTTAGCTAACAATTAAAAATGCATCACCTGATTTTTTGACTCCAT from Nymphaea colorata isolate Beijing-Zhang1983 chromosome 6, ASM883128v2, whole genome shotgun sequence includes these protein-coding regions:
- the LOC116255764 gene encoding valine--tRNA ligase, mitochondrial 1 isoform X1 codes for the protein MAPGENNETFDGMKAEDLERKKKKEEKAKEKELKKQKAKQKAEAAAQALKEPTNSKKAEKKSAKRDNVHENAEDFIDPATPPGEKKKLSRQMAKQYNPSAVEAAWYAWWEKSGFFTADTDSNKPPFVIVLPPPNVTGALHIGHGLTAAIEDTIIRWRRMSGYNALWVPGMDHAGIATQVVVEKKLMRERNLSRHDVGRENFVAEVWKWKEEYGGTILKQERRLGATLDWTRECFTMDEKRSRAVTEAFVRLYKEGLIYRDIRLVNWDCVLRTAISDIEVDSIEIKERTMLKVPGYKEHVEFGVLTEFAYPLEGGLGEIIVATTRVETMLGDTAIAVHPQDKRYTHFHGKFAVHPFNGRKLPIICDEILVDPSFGTGAVKITPAHDPNDFDVGKRHNLGFINIFTDDGKINSNGGSEFEGMLRFEARVAVVEALKRKGLYRGFKNNEMRLAICSRSNDVVEPMIKPQWFISCNEMAKQALDAVQEGKVIITPKQFEAEWFRWMGNIRDWCISRQLWWGHRIPAWYVTVGGDSSDGFGVYNDHWVVGRDEGEALEMARGLFPGKKFQITQDQDVLDTWFSSGLFPFSVMGWPDDTLDFRTFYPTSVLETGHDILFFWVARMVMLGMRLTGEVPFKQIYLHPMIRDAHGRKMSKSLGNVIDPLEVINGITLEGLHQRLEHGNLDPSELVVAKQGQVMDFPNGIPECGADALRFALVSYTAQSDKINLDIQRVVGYRQWCNKLWNAIRFAMSKLSDDYAPPEKLSVQTLPFSCKWILSVLNKAIAKTVTSLELYDFSAATTAVYSWWQYQLCDVFIEVIKPFFISGSDCESSKSAARDTLWLCLDNGLRLLHPFMPFVTEELWQRLPERHGDFTRKESIMIADYPSVIEEWTDDEIEKEMNLLDSVVRSIRSLRALLPADERQKKQKAFVLCKADDVREVISNRHLEISTLAVLSSLEILSEKDAAPVGCSVNIVNENVSVYLQAQGSVNADAEQEKLRKKKEELQRQQEKLQNRMNSSGYKKVPEDIRAEDLLKLNKLIAEIKIVDEAKEMLDQTLTGSA
- the LOC116255764 gene encoding valine--tRNA ligase, mitochondrial 1 isoform X2, with product MAPGENNETFDGMKAEDLERKKKKEEKAKEKELKKQKAKQKAEAAAQALKEPTNSKKAEKKSAKRDNVHENAEDFIDPATPPGEKKKLSRQMAKQYNPSAVEAAWYAWWEKSGFFTADTDSNKPPFVIVLPPPNVTGALHIGHGLTAAIEDTIIRWRRMSGYNALWVPGMDHAGIATQVVVEKKLMRERNLSRHDVGRENFVAEVWKWKEEYGGTILKQERRLGATLDWTRECFTMDEKRSRAVTEAFVRLYKEGLIYRDIRLVNWDCVLRTAISDIEVDSIEIKERTMLKVPGYKEHVEFGVLTEFAYPLEGGLGEIIVATTRVETMLGDTAIAVHPQDKRYTHFHGKFAVHPFNGRKLPIICDEILVDPSFGTGAVKITPAHDPNDFDVGKRHNLGFINIFTDDGKINSNGGSEFEGMLRFEARVAVVEALKRKGLYRGFKNNEMRLAICSRSNDVVEPMIKPQWFISCNEMAKQALDAVQEGKVIITPKQFEAEWFRWMGNIRDWCISRQLWWGHRIPAWYVTVGGDSSDGFGVYNDHWVVGRDEGEALEMARGLFPGKKFQITQDQDVLDTWFSSGLFPFSVMGWPDDTLDFRTFYPTSVLETGHDILFFWVARMVMLGMRLTGEVPFKQIYLHPMIRDAHGRKMSKSLGNVIDPLEVINGITLEGLHQRLEHGNLDPSELVVAKQGQVMDFPNGIPECGADALRFALVSYTAQSDKINLDIQRVVGYRQWCNKLWNAIRFAMSKLSDDYAPPEKLSVQTLPFSCKWILSVLNKAIAKTVTSLELYDFSAATTAVYSWWQYQLCDVFIEVIKPFFISGSDCESSKSAARDTLWLCLDNGLRLLHPFMPFVTEELWQRLPERHGDFTRKESIMIADYPSVIEEWTDDEIEKEMNLLDSVVRSIRSLRALLPADERQKKQKAFVLCKADDVREVISNRHLEISTLAVLSSLEILSEKDAAPVGCSVNIVNENVSVYLQAQGSVNADAEQEKLRKKKEELQREQEKLQNRMNSSGYKKVPEDIRAEDLLKLNKLIAEIKIVDEAKEMLDQTLTGSA